A DNA window from Aureibaculum sp. 2308TA14-22 contains the following coding sequences:
- the rplR gene encoding 50S ribosomal protein L18: MALSKLQRRQRIKQRIRKIVSGTAEKPRLSVYRSNKEIDAQLIDDITGNTLVAVSSRDKKVAAKGTKVEVATAVGKALAEKASKAGIETVAFDRNGYLYHGRVKALAEGAREAGLKF; encoded by the coding sequence ATGGCATTATCAAAGCTACAAAGAAGACAAAGAATTAAGCAGAGAATTAGAAAGATTGTTTCAGGTACTGCTGAAAAGCCTAGACTTTCAGTATATAGAAGCAATAAGGAGATTGATGCTCAATTAATAGATGATATTACTGGTAACACATTGGTTGCTGTATCGTCAAGAGATAAAAAAGTTGCTGCTAAAGGCACAAAAGTTGAAGTGGCTACCGCAGTGGGTAAAGCATTAGCGGAAAAGGCATCTAAAGCAGGCATAGAAACTGTTGCTTTTGACAGAAATGGATATTTGTATCACGGTAGAGTTAAAGCTCTTGCAGAAGGAGCAAGAGAAGCAGGACTAAAATTTTAA
- the rpsE gene encoding 30S ribosomal protein S5 produces the protein MYQKYGNVEHVKPSGLDLKDHLVGVQRVTKVTKGGRTFGFSAIVVVGNENGVVGHGLGKSKDVASAIAKAIEDAKKNLIRIPIIKNTIPHEQKGKYAGAKVFLKPATNGTGVIAGGAVRMVLESVGVHDVLSKSQGSSNPHNVVKATFDALLQMRDANTIAKERGISLNKVFNG, from the coding sequence ATGTATCAAAAATACGGAAACGTTGAACACGTAAAACCAAGTGGTTTAGATTTAAAAGACCATTTGGTAGGAGTACAAAGGGTTACTAAAGTAACTAAAGGTGGTAGAACATTTGGTTTTTCAGCAATTGTTGTTGTTGGTAATGAAAATGGTGTTGTAGGTCATGGTCTTGGAAAGTCTAAAGATGTTGCCTCTGCTATAGCAAAGGCCATTGAAGATGCTAAGAAAAATTTAATAAGAATACCTATCATTAAAAATACGATACCTCACGAACAAAAAGGTAAGTATGCTGGTGCTAAAGTATTTTTAAAACCTGCAACAAATGGTACCGGAGTAATTGCAGGTGGTGCTGTACGTATGGTATTGGAATCAGTTGGTGTACATGATGTATTATCAAAATCTCAAGGTTCTTCAAATCCTCATAATGTAGTAAAAGCAACTTTTGATGCTTTATTACAAATGCGTGATGCAAATACGATTGCCAAGGAAAGAGGAATTTCTTTAAATAAAGTTTTTAACGGATAA
- the rpsQ gene encoding 30S ribosomal protein S17 → MEKRNLRKERIGVVSSNKMEKSIVVSEVSKAKHPMYGKFVIKTKKYVAHDEKNDCNEGDTVKIMETRPLSKTKRWRLVEILERAK, encoded by the coding sequence ATGGAAAAAAGAAATCTTAGAAAAGAAAGAATAGGAGTTGTTTCAAGTAACAAAATGGAGAAATCTATTGTTGTTAGTGAAGTATCAAAAGCCAAGCACCCTATGTACGGAAAGTTCGTTATTAAAACGAAGAAGTATGTTGCACATGACGAAAAAAACGACTGCAATGAAGGTGATACGGTAAAGATAATGGAAACAAGGCCTTTAAGTAAAACCAAACGTTGGAGATTAGTAGAAATCTTAGAAAGAGCTAAATAA
- the rplP gene encoding 50S ribosomal protein L16 → MLQPKRTKYRKVQKAKGNMKGNAQRGHRLSNGMFGIKSLDQDLLTSRQIEAARIAATRYMKRQGSIWIKIFPDKPITKKPLEVRMGKGKGAPEYFVAVVKPGRILFEIGGVPIETAREALRLAAQKLPVRTKFVIARDYDENEA, encoded by the coding sequence ATGTTACAACCAAAAAGAACAAAATACCGTAAAGTACAGAAAGCAAAAGGGAACATGAAAGGGAATGCCCAAAGAGGTCATAGACTTTCTAACGGTATGTTTGGTATAAAATCTTTAGATCAAGATTTGCTTACATCGCGTCAGATTGAAGCTGCTCGTATTGCGGCAACGCGTTACATGAAAAGGCAAGGTAGTATTTGGATCAAAATTTTTCCGGATAAGCCAATAACCAAAAAACCTTTAGAGGTTCGTATGGGTAAAGGTAAAGGTGCTCCAGAATATTTTGTAGCTGTGGTAAAACCAGGTAGAATTTTATTTGAAATTGGTGGCGTACCAATCGAAACTGCTAGAGAAGCATTGAGATTAGCAGCACAAAAATTACCGGTAAGAACAAAGTTTGTTATCGCCAGAGATTACGACGAAAACGAAGCTTAA
- the rpsH gene encoding 30S ribosomal protein S8, which yields MYTDPIADYLTRIRNAANAGLRVVEIPASNLKKEMTKILFDQGYILSYKFEENKVQDSIKIALKYDKISKQPVIKKIERISKPGLRKYVSSSDLPRVLNGLGIAIVSTSKGVMTNKKAKQENVGGEVLCYVY from the coding sequence ATGTACACAGATCCTATTGCAGATTATTTAACTAGAATTAGAAATGCAGCCAATGCAGGTCTAAGAGTTGTTGAAATACCAGCTTCTAACTTAAAAAAGGAAATGACCAAAATCTTGTTTGATCAAGGTTATATTTTAAGTTATAAGTTCGAAGAAAATAAAGTTCAAGATTCAATTAAGATTGCTTTGAAGTATGATAAAATTTCAAAACAACCTGTAATCAAGAAAATTGAAAGAATTAGTAAACCAGGTTTACGTAAATATGTAAGTTCTTCTGATTTACCAAGAGTTTTAAATGGCCTTGGTATTGCTATAGTCTCAACTTCTAAGGGAGTTATGACTAACAAGAAAGCCAAACAAGAAAATGTTGGTGGAGAAGTTTTATGTTACGTTTACTAA
- the secY gene encoding preprotein translocase subunit SecY produces the protein MKKFISTIQDIWKIEELRNKIILTLGLMVVYRLAAQLTLPGIDGSQLTNLANKTADNNLLGLLNAFTGGAFAQASVMALGIMPYISASIVVQLMGIAVPYLQKLQKEGESGRKKINQITRWLTIGILLIQAPAYIASLPSLGIPESAFLLGRGPMFWFSSILLLTTGTVFAMWLGERITDKGIGNGISLLIMIGIIATLPSMFMQEFTSRVTQSNGGLLMVLIEVILWLVAILACVFLVTAVRRIAVQYARRTVAGNVQDAAGARQYIPLKVNSSGVMPIIFAQALMFVPGLLAQSGNTTIQSIGIEFQDMFGFWYNVVFAILIIIFSYFYTAITIPTNKMADDLKRSGGFLPGIRPGKETADYLDTILSRITLPGSIFLALLAILPAFIVKAGVQPGWAIFYGGTSLLIMVGVAIDTIQQINSHLLNRHYDGLMKTGTNRKSVA, from the coding sequence ATGAAAAAATTTATAAGTACCATACAAGATATTTGGAAAATTGAAGAGTTAAGAAATAAGATTATCTTAACACTTGGTTTAATGGTTGTGTATCGTTTAGCTGCTCAATTAACGTTACCAGGTATTGATGGTTCTCAATTAACTAATCTTGCAAATAAAACTGCTGATAATAATTTGCTAGGATTATTAAACGCTTTTACAGGTGGGGCATTTGCTCAAGCATCTGTAATGGCGTTAGGTATTATGCCCTATATTTCTGCTTCCATTGTGGTGCAGTTAATGGGTATTGCTGTGCCGTATCTACAAAAATTACAGAAAGAAGGTGAGAGCGGACGTAAAAAGATAAACCAAATTACCCGTTGGTTAACTATTGGTATATTATTGATACAAGCTCCAGCTTACATTGCTAGTTTACCGAGTTTGGGTATTCCTGAGAGTGCATTTTTATTGGGTAGAGGGCCAATGTTCTGGTTTTCTTCAATTTTATTATTGACTACAGGTACTGTATTTGCCATGTGGTTGGGTGAAAGAATAACAGATAAAGGTATTGGTAATGGTATCTCATTATTAATTATGATTGGTATTATTGCTACGTTGCCATCAATGTTTATGCAAGAGTTTACCTCAAGAGTAACACAATCTAATGGAGGATTATTAATGGTGTTAATAGAAGTAATTTTATGGTTGGTAGCTATATTGGCCTGTGTATTTTTAGTAACCGCAGTCAGGCGTATAGCTGTACAATATGCACGGCGTACCGTTGCAGGTAATGTTCAAGATGCAGCGGGTGCTAGACAATATATTCCATTGAAAGTAAATTCATCTGGTGTAATGCCTATTATATTTGCACAGGCATTAATGTTTGTACCAGGTTTATTGGCTCAGTCTGGAAATACAACGATTCAATCTATAGGAATAGAATTTCAAGATATGTTTGGTTTTTGGTATAATGTAGTTTTTGCTATTTTAATAATAATTTTTAGTTATTTCTATACTGCAATTACAATACCTACTAATAAGATGGCTGATGACCTGAAAAGAAGCGGTGGATTTTTACCAGGTATTAGACCAGGTAAGGAAACAGCAGATTATTTAGATACTATATTATCTAGAATAACATTACCAGGTTCAATATTTTTAGCACTATTAGCAATATTACCAGCTTTTATAGTAAAGGCAGGTGTGCAACCAGGATGGGCAATCTTTTATGGAGGAACATCATTATTAATTATGGTTGGCGTGGCTATAGATACAATTCAACAAATAAATTCACATTTATTAAATCGTCATTATGATGGTTTAATGAAAACAGGAACTAATAGAAAATCAGTAGCATAA
- the rpsC gene encoding 30S ribosomal protein S3, protein MGQKTNPIGNRLGIIRGWESNWYGGNDYGDKLAEDDKIRKYIHTRLSKASVSRVIIERTLKLITVTITTARPGIIIGKGGQEVDKLKEELKKITGKEVQINIFEIKRPELDAFLVASSIARQIENRISYRRAIKMAIAATMRMNAEGIKVQISGRLNGAEMARSEGYKEGRIPLSTFRADIDYALVEAHTTYGRIGVKVWIMKGEVYGKRELSPLVGLSKKQGKGGNKGGGRRPQRRK, encoded by the coding sequence ATGGGACAAAAAACTAATCCAATAGGAAATCGTTTAGGAATTATCAGAGGATGGGAATCTAACTGGTATGGTGGAAATGATTATGGCGATAAGCTTGCAGAAGATGATAAAATAAGAAAGTATATACATACTAGGTTATCTAAAGCTAGTGTTTCTAGAGTAATTATAGAACGTACTCTTAAATTAATTACGGTAACAATTACTACTGCTCGTCCTGGAATTATTATAGGTAAAGGTGGTCAAGAAGTTGATAAGTTAAAGGAAGAGCTTAAAAAAATTACTGGTAAAGAAGTACAGATAAATATTTTTGAAATTAAACGCCCTGAACTAGATGCATTTTTAGTAGCGTCAAGTATTGCACGTCAAATTGAAAATAGAATATCTTATAGAAGAGCTATAAAAATGGCTATTGCGGCTACAATGAGAATGAATGCCGAAGGTATAAAAGTTCAAATTTCAGGTCGTCTAAATGGAGCTGAAATGGCACGTTCAGAAGGTTATAAAGAAGGAAGAATTCCACTTTCTACTTTTAGAGCAGATATAGATTACGCTTTAGTTGAGGCACATACTACTTATGGTAGAATAGGTGTTAAGGTTTGGATTATGAAAGGCGAAGTATATGGTAAAAGAGAATTATCTCCTTTAGTTGGTTTATCTAAAAAACAAGGTAAAGGTGGTAATAAAGGTGGAGGAAGAAGACCTCAAAGAAGAAAATAA
- the rpmC gene encoding 50S ribosomal protein L29 gives MKQSEIKELSVADIQEKLADVKKNYTDLKMAHAISPLENPIQLRDIRKTVARLATELTKREVQ, from the coding sequence ATGAAACAATCAGAAATAAAAGAATTATCTGTTGCAGATATACAAGAGAAATTGGCTGACGTAAAAAAGAACTATACGGATTTGAAAATGGCACATGCTATTTCGCCTTTAGAAAACCCAATTCAACTGAGAGATATAAGAAAAACAGTTGCAAGATTAGCCACAGAATTAACTAAAAGAGAAGTACAATAA
- the rplO gene encoding 50S ribosomal protein L15 — protein MELNNLRPAKGAVKGKAKRIGRGQGSGKGGTATRGHKGAKSRSGYSKKIGFEGGQMPIQRRVPKFGFTNINRKEYAVLNLDTLQEMVDNGSVKDTVTFETLVTNGVVGKNDLVKILGRGELKAKLDITVHKFTATAKEAIEKAGGKAVTL, from the coding sequence ATGGAATTAAATAACTTAAGACCTGCTAAAGGTGCAGTTAAAGGTAAAGCGAAAAGAATAGGTAGAGGTCAAGGATCTGGAAAAGGAGGTACAGCTACTAGAGGTCATAAAGGTGCTAAATCGCGTTCAGGTTATTCTAAAAAGATAGGTTTTGAAGGTGGTCAAATGCCAATTCAACGTCGTGTACCTAAATTTGGATTTACTAATATTAACCGTAAAGAATACGCAGTTTTAAATTTAGATACTCTACAAGAAATGGTAGATAATGGTAGTGTTAAAGATACTGTTACATTTGAAACTTTAGTTACTAATGGTGTTGTTGGTAAAAATGATTTAGTAAAGATATTAGGTAGAGGAGAATTGAAAGCAAAATTAGATATTACTGTTCATAAATTTACTGCAACTGCAAAGGAAGCTATTGAAAAAGCAGGAGGAAAAGCAGTAACATTATAA
- the rplB gene encoding 50S ribosomal protein L2 — MSLRKLKPVTPGQRHKVLNTFETLTTDKPEKSLLAPQKRSGGRNSGGKMTMRYMGGGHKKRYRIIDFKRDKDGVPAIVKSIEYDPNRTAYIALLNYADGEKRYIIAQAGLQVGQTVISGDKATPEVGNARTLKDLPLGTVISCIELHPGQGAVIARSAGSFAQLIAREGKYATIKLPSGEIRLILLTCKATIGVVSNSDHQLEVSGKAGRTRWKGRRPRTRPVVMNPVDHPMGGGEGKSAGGHPRSRNGIPAKGYKTRSKTKASNKYIIERRKK; from the coding sequence ATGTCATTAAGAAAATTAAAACCAGTAACGCCAGGTCAACGTCATAAAGTATTAAATACTTTTGAAACGTTAACAACCGATAAGCCTGAAAAGAGCTTGTTGGCACCTCAAAAAAGATCGGGTGGTAGAAATAGTGGAGGAAAAATGACCATGCGTTATATGGGCGGCGGTCATAAAAAGAGATATCGTATTATTGATTTTAAGAGAGATAAAGACGGTGTTCCTGCTATTGTAAAAAGTATAGAATATGATCCGAATCGTACAGCATATATTGCGTTGTTGAACTATGCTGATGGTGAAAAAAGATATATAATTGCCCAGGCTGGATTACAAGTTGGACAAACAGTAATTTCAGGAGATAAAGCAACACCAGAAGTTGGCAATGCTAGAACCTTAAAGGATTTACCTTTAGGTACTGTTATCTCTTGTATAGAATTGCACCCTGGTCAAGGGGCGGTTATTGCACGTAGTGCAGGCTCTTTTGCTCAATTAATTGCAAGAGAAGGTAAATATGCAACAATTAAATTACCATCTGGTGAAATCAGATTGATTTTACTTACTTGTAAAGCTACCATTGGCGTTGTTTCTAATTCAGATCATCAATTAGAAGTTTCAGGTAAAGCAGGTAGAACAAGATGGAAAGGTAGAAGACCAAGAACTAGACCTGTGGTAATGAATCCGGTTGATCATCCAATGGGTGGTGGTGAAGGTAAGTCAGCAGGTGGACATCCTAGATCTAGAAATGGTATTCCTGCAAAAGGATATAAAACACGTTCTAAGACAAAAGCGAGTAATAAGTACATTATAGAACGTAGAAAAAAATAA
- the rplD gene encoding 50S ribosomal protein L4 encodes MKVEVIDINGKKTGRKVELSDSIFAIEPNKHAVYLDVKQFLANQRQGTHKAKERADIKGSTRKIKKQKGTGTARAGSIKSPIFRGGGRIFGPRPRSYSFKLNKNLKRLARQSALSIKAKDNNIVVLENFEFDTPKTKNFTSILSALELDNKKSLFVLDASNKNVYLSSRNLKGTNVVSASRLNTYNMLNANKIVLTEGSIEEVESNLSK; translated from the coding sequence ATGAAAGTAGAAGTTATAGATATCAACGGGAAAAAAACTGGAAGAAAGGTTGAGCTTTCAGACTCAATTTTTGCTATAGAACCAAATAAGCATGCTGTTTATTTAGATGTTAAGCAATTTTTAGCAAATCAGAGACAAGGTACGCACAAAGCTAAAGAAAGAGCTGACATTAAAGGTAGTACTAGAAAGATTAAAAAGCAAAAGGGTACAGGTACAGCACGTGCAGGCTCTATAAAATCTCCAATTTTTAGAGGTGGGGGTAGAATTTTTGGACCTAGACCTAGAAGCTATAGTTTTAAATTGAACAAAAATTTAAAACGTTTGGCTAGACAATCTGCATTATCTATCAAAGCAAAAGACAATAACATTGTTGTATTGGAAAATTTTGAATTTGATACTCCAAAGACAAAGAATTTTACTTCTATTTTAAGTGCTTTAGAGCTTGATAACAAAAAGTCTTTGTTTGTGTTGGATGCTTCAAATAAAAATGTATATTTGTCCTCTCGCAATTTAAAAGGCACTAATGTTGTAAGTGCTTCAAGATTAAATACTTACAATATGTTAAACGCAAATAAAATTGTGCTTACTGAAGGTAGTATTGAGGAAGTTGAATCAAATCTTAGCAAGTAA
- the rplC gene encoding 50S ribosomal protein L3 codes for MSGLIGRKIGMTSIFDDNGKNIPCTVIEAGPCVVTQVRTKEVDGYEALQLGFDDKAEKQTTKALKGHFKKAGTNAKNRVAEFQGFDEEYKLGDSITVDHFKEGEFVDVAGTSKGKGFQGVVKRHGFAGVGQATHGQHNRLRAPGSIGAASYPARVFKGMRMAGRMGGEKVKVQNLRVLKVIPEKNLLVVKGAVPGHKNAYITIQK; via the coding sequence ATGTCTGGGTTAATAGGAAGAAAAATTGGAATGACCAGTATTTTTGATGACAATGGGAAAAATATTCCTTGTACTGTTATCGAAGCTGGTCCATGTGTAGTTACCCAAGTCAGAACCAAAGAAGTTGACGGCTATGAAGCCTTACAACTAGGTTTCGATGACAAAGCAGAAAAGCAGACAACTAAAGCGTTAAAAGGACACTTTAAAAAGGCTGGTACAAATGCTAAGAATCGCGTTGCCGAATTTCAAGGTTTTGATGAGGAGTACAAATTAGGTGATTCAATCACCGTAGATCACTTTAAAGAAGGTGAATTTGTTGATGTTGCCGGAACCTCAAAAGGTAAAGGTTTTCAAGGTGTTGTAAAGCGTCATGGTTTTGCGGGTGTTGGACAAGCAACTCACGGTCAGCATAATCGTCTTAGAGCTCCTGGTTCTATCGGAGCAGCATCTTATCCTGCAAGAGTATTTAAAGGTATGAGAATGGCAGGAAGAATGGGTGGAGAAAAAGTGAAAGTTCAAAATTTAAGAGTTTTAAAAGTAATTCCAGAAAAGAATCTTTTAGTAGTAAAAGGAGCTGTGCCTGGTCACAAAAACGCTTATATAACTATTCAGAAATAA
- the rplW gene encoding 50S ribosomal protein L23 — protein sequence MSILIKPIITEKANDLSELHNRFTFEVDKRANKIEIKNAIESTYGVSVSNVRTLNYPVKRNTKFTKKGIVTGKIGAYKKAIIELAEGDSIDFYSNI from the coding sequence ATGAGCATTTTAATAAAACCAATTATTACAGAAAAAGCAAATGACCTTAGTGAGTTGCATAATAGATTCACATTTGAGGTTGATAAGCGTGCAAATAAGATAGAAATAAAAAATGCTATTGAAAGCACTTATGGAGTGTCTGTTAGCAATGTAAGAACTTTAAACTATCCGGTTAAACGTAATACAAAGTTTACCAAAAAAGGGATTGTTACAGGTAAAATAGGGGCTTACAAAAAAGCTATTATTGAGTTAGCCGAAGGTGATAGCATAGATTTTTATAGCAATATTTAA
- the rplX gene encoding 50S ribosomal protein L24, protein MVKIKVKTGDTVRVTTGEDKGKEGKIVKILKDKNRAIVEGVNMVSKHTKPSAQNPQGGISKFEAPIHISNIMLVENGTTTRVGYKMEGDKKVRISKKTKEII, encoded by the coding sequence ATGGTAAAGATAAAAGTAAAAACAGGAGATACAGTTAGAGTAACAACTGGAGAAGATAAAGGTAAAGAAGGCAAAATTGTTAAAATTCTTAAAGATAAGAACAGAGCAATTGTTGAAGGTGTAAATATGGTGTCTAAACATACTAAGCCTAGTGCCCAAAATCCTCAGGGTGGAATTTCAAAATTTGAAGCTCCAATTCATATTTCTAACATAATGTTAGTTGAAAATGGAACTACCACTAGAGTTGGATATAAAATGGAGGGCGACAAAAAAGTGAGGATCTCTAAAAAAACAAAAGAAATTATTTAG
- the rpsS gene encoding 30S ribosomal protein S19 encodes MARSLKKGPYVFHKLEKKVQANIDSGKKSVIKTWSRASMITPDFVGQTIGVHNGRQFVPVYITENMVGHKLGEFSPTRSFRGHAGAKNKGKK; translated from the coding sequence ATGGCACGTTCATTAAAAAAAGGACCTTACGTTTTCCATAAATTGGAAAAGAAAGTACAAGCTAATATAGATTCTGGTAAAAAATCAGTAATCAAAACATGGTCAAGAGCATCAATGATTACACCTGATTTTGTTGGACAAACAATAGGTGTACACAATGGTCGTCAATTTGTACCAGTATATATTACTGAAAACATGGTAGGTCATAAATTAGGAGAATTTTCACCAACACGTTCTTTTAGAGGGCATGCAGGTGCAAAGAATAAAGGTAAAAAATAA
- the rpsN gene encoding 30S ribosomal protein S14 produces the protein MAKESMKAREVKRRKTVAKYAEKRKALKEAGDYEALQKLPKNASPVRLHNRCKLTGRPKGYMRTFGISRVTFREMANQGLIPGVKKASW, from the coding sequence ATGGCTAAAGAATCAATGAAAGCCCGTGAGGTAAAAAGAAGAAAAACAGTAGCTAAGTATGCTGAGAAACGTAAAGCTTTAAAAGAAGCTGGAGACTATGAGGCATTACAAAAGTTACCAAAAAATGCTTCTCCTGTGCGTTTACACAATCGCTGTAAATTAACTGGAAGACCAAAAGGGTATATGAGAACTTTTGGAATTTCGCGTGTAACATTCCGTGAAATGGCAAATCAAGGTTTAATACCGGGCGTTAAAAAAGCAAGTTGGTAA
- the rplV gene encoding 50S ribosomal protein L22 → MGVRKKLRAQQLKEDRKTKFFAKLNGCPTSPRKMRLVADQIRGVDVEKALAILKFSPKEAARNLEKLTLSAIANWQAKNEDANIEDAGLFVKEIYVDSAAMLKRLRPAPQGRAHRIRKRSNHVTMILGEKNNTSNS, encoded by the coding sequence ATGGGAGTTCGAAAAAAATTAAGAGCACAGCAGCTTAAAGAAGATCGCAAAACTAAGTTTTTTGCAAAATTAAACGGTTGTCCTACATCGCCAAGAAAAATGCGTTTAGTAGCTGACCAAATAAGAGGTGTAGATGTTGAAAAAGCATTAGCTATTTTAAAATTTAGCCCAAAAGAAGCTGCTAGAAATTTAGAGAAATTAACATTATCTGCAATAGCTAACTGGCAAGCAAAAAATGAAGATGCAAATATTGAGGATGCAGGCCTGTTTGTTAAGGAAATTTATGTTGATAGTGCCGCAATGTTAAAGAGATTGAGACCAGCTCCACAAGGTCGTGCACATAGAATAAGAAAACGTTCAAATCATGTTACTATGATATTAGGAGAAAAAAATAATACAAGCAATTCGTAA
- the rplN gene encoding 50S ribosomal protein L14: MLQQESRLKVADNTGAKEVLVIRVLGGTKRRYASVGDKIVVSVKHATPNGTVKKGTVSRAVVVRTKKEVRRKDGSYIRFDDNACVLLSPTEEMRGTRVFGPVARELREKQFMKIVSLAPEVL, translated from the coding sequence ATGTTACAACAAGAATCAAGATTAAAAGTAGCTGACAATACGGGTGCAAAAGAAGTACTGGTTATTAGAGTGTTGGGCGGAACGAAAAGACGTTACGCATCTGTTGGCGATAAAATAGTAGTTTCGGTAAAGCATGCTACACCTAACGGTACAGTAAAAAAAGGAACGGTTTCTAGAGCTGTTGTTGTACGAACAAAAAAAGAAGTACGTCGTAAAGATGGTTCTTATATAAGATTTGATGATAATGCATGTGTATTGTTAAGTCCGACAGAAGAAATGAGAGGTACTCGTGTTTTTGGACCAGTAGCTAGAGAACTTCGTGAAAAACAATTCATGAAAATTGTATCACTAGCACCAGAAGTGCTTTAA
- the rpmD gene encoding 50S ribosomal protein L30, which yields MKKIKVKQIRSKIRRPQNQKRTLEALGLRKLDQVVEHDASPAILGMVNKVKHLISVEEVK from the coding sequence ATGAAAAAAATTAAAGTAAAACAAATACGTAGTAAAATCAGACGACCTCAAAACCAAAAAAGAACATTAGAGGCGTTAGGGTTACGTAAATTGGATCAAGTGGTAGAGCATGATGCTTCGCCAGCTATCCTTGGAATGGTAAACAAAGTTAAACACTTAATTTCTGTAGAAGAAGTTAAATAA
- the rplE gene encoding 50S ribosomal protein L5 yields the protein MAYVPRLKEEYNSRIKAALTEEFGYKNVMQVPKLQKIVISKGVGAAVADKKLIDYALEEVTNISGQKAIATLSKKDVASFKLRKGMPIGVKVTLRDQKMYEFLDRLVTASLPRVRDFRGIKSTGFDGRGNYNLGVVEQIIFPEIDIDKVNKISGMDITFVTSANTDKEAKSLLTELGLPFKKN from the coding sequence ATGGCATACGTACCAAGACTTAAAGAAGAATATAATAGCAGAATTAAAGCTGCTTTAACCGAAGAATTCGGCTACAAAAATGTAATGCAAGTTCCTAAATTACAAAAAATTGTAATTAGTAAAGGAGTAGGTGCTGCTGTAGCTGACAAGAAATTAATTGATTACGCTCTTGAAGAGGTAACAAATATTTCGGGTCAAAAAGCTATTGCTACACTATCTAAAAAAGATGTTGCATCATTTAAATTACGTAAGGGAATGCCAATTGGTGTTAAAGTAACGTTGCGTGATCAAAAAATGTACGAATTTTTAGATAGGTTGGTTACTGCATCATTGCCACGTGTAAGAGATTTTAGAGGTATAAAATCAACTGGTTTTGATGGTAGAGGTAATTATAATTTAGGAGTTGTTGAACAAATAATTTTTCCTGAAATAGATATTGATAAGGTAAATAAAATCAGTGGTATGGATATTACTTTTGTAACATCTGCCAATACAGATAAAGAGGCGAAATCATTATTAACTGAATTAGGTTTACCCTTTAAAAAAAATTAA
- the rplF gene encoding 50S ribosomal protein L6 has translation MSRIGNNPVVIPEGVTVDIKENTVTVKGKLGELTQEVSNVAVKVEYGNILVTRSSDSKEDKAKHGLYRALMFNMIEGVSKGWTKELELVGVGYRASHQGQKLDLALGYSHNIVLNLAPEVKVETVSEKGKNPIVKLTSFDKQLVGQVAAKIRSYRKPEPYKGKGIKFVGEELRRKAGKSA, from the coding sequence ATGTCAAGAATAGGAAATAATCCAGTAGTAATTCCTGAAGGGGTTACCGTTGATATTAAAGAAAATACAGTTACCGTTAAAGGAAAATTAGGAGAATTAACTCAAGAGGTTTCTAATGTAGCTGTAAAAGTTGAATACGGAAACATTTTGGTTACACGTTCTTCAGATAGTAAAGAAGATAAAGCAAAGCATGGTTTATACCGAGCTCTTATGTTCAATATGATAGAAGGTGTTTCTAAAGGATGGACTAAAGAATTAGAATTAGTCGGTGTAGGATACAGAGCTAGCCACCAAGGTCAAAAGTTGGATTTGGCACTAGGTTACTCACACAATATTGTATTGAATTTGGCTCCAGAAGTTAAAGTTGAGACAGTATCTGAAAAAGGTAAAAACCCAATTGTAAAACTGACTTCTTTTGATAAGCAGTTAGTAGGTCAGGTTGCAGCTAAGATTCGTTCTTATCGTAAACCAGAACCATATAAAGGGAAAGGAATTAAATTTGTAGGAGAAGAATTAAGAAGAAAAGCAGGTAAATCTGCATAA